Proteins co-encoded in one Acidobacteriota bacterium genomic window:
- the treY gene encoding malto-oligosyltrehalose synthase, with translation MLRVPISTYRIQLHKEFTFDDAAAIADYLRALGISHVYCSPYLQAAPGSMHGYDVVSHQYVNQELGGQDGHDRFSAKLNELGMGQVLDIVPNHMSLGKENRYWWDVLENGTSSRYASFFDIDWQPAEERLRDKILAPVLDDQYGRVLHRGGIRVVRVGNKFHVEAAGHAFPVSPQTLPVILGRAAEVARSKTLSFLAGSFGRLPAPPYEDRRKVLALHNDKVVLYTLLERLCTEERGVCDGIERSIEELNGNEDALDDFLNQQNYRLAYWKTSGQQLGYRRFFDVNSLVGLRVEREHVFEETHALVLDWLKRGVIDGVRVDHPDGLRDPLEYLTRLRERAPEAWIVGEKILEPGEYLRESWPIQGTTGYDFMHIAGGVLLSPQGLQELTGIYQAFLGREAAAGLMDYPAMAHDKKINVSQEALGSDVNRLTTMFVEICESNRDRRDYTQTEVRRAIRELAACLDIYRTYIVPGRNEITDEDRGHIAQATVCAKARRHDIDGDLFDFLRDVLTMVVTGRRESEFVLRFQQFTGPVMAKGVEDTAYYCYNRLSGMNEVGGNPGGSGVSVAEFHAYNEKMQSSHPLTMTALATHDTKRSDDVRARLAVLSEIPLRFGSVIQRWSRLNNQFRVRTVTGSMPDANTEYLFYQTLIGAWPLSVERAQSYMLKAAREAKLQTTWIANNKEFEDALLEFIARTMEHAPFVKDVEQFVERVKYAGRVNSLTQTLIKHTAPGVPDLYQGTEVWDLSLVDPDNRRRVDYDHRRQLFNEMRAMVGENVAAKVMERIDDGLPKMWVIHQALQLCRERPEVFGADAAYTPLAVTGAKLDNVIAYTRGNAVATIVPRLTMKIMDAWRDTAVVLPEGIWTNRLTGAAMSGGAVQMRSLLREFPVALLVREDSPHA, from the coding sequence ATGTTGCGTGTTCCGATCTCCACTTACAGAATCCAGCTCCATAAGGAATTCACATTTGACGATGCCGCTGCGATAGCGGACTATCTGCGCGCGCTTGGCATCTCGCATGTTTACTGTTCTCCGTATCTACAGGCAGCACCGGGCAGTATGCACGGCTACGACGTCGTGTCGCATCAATACGTCAATCAAGAATTGGGTGGACAAGATGGCCATGACCGCTTCTCTGCGAAGCTCAACGAGCTTGGCATGGGCCAGGTCCTCGACATTGTGCCAAATCACATGTCCCTGGGTAAGGAGAACCGCTACTGGTGGGACGTGCTGGAGAACGGTACGTCCAGCCGTTATGCGTCCTTCTTCGATATTGACTGGCAGCCGGCTGAAGAGAGGCTGAGAGACAAAATTCTGGCTCCGGTACTGGACGACCAGTATGGCCGCGTCCTGCATCGCGGCGGCATACGGGTCGTGCGGGTAGGAAATAAGTTCCACGTAGAAGCAGCGGGCCACGCATTTCCGGTATCGCCGCAGACGCTGCCCGTAATTCTCGGGCGGGCGGCAGAGGTTGCGCGGTCGAAGACGCTCAGCTTCCTTGCGGGGTCTTTTGGAAGACTGCCAGCGCCACCGTATGAAGACCGGCGCAAAGTGCTCGCGCTGCACAATGACAAGGTCGTTCTCTATACCTTGCTTGAACGGCTCTGTACCGAGGAACGTGGTGTCTGCGATGGAATCGAGCGATCGATCGAAGAGCTAAATGGCAACGAAGACGCTCTGGATGATTTTCTGAATCAGCAGAACTATCGATTGGCGTACTGGAAGACCTCCGGTCAGCAGCTGGGGTATCGCAGGTTCTTCGATGTGAACTCTCTCGTGGGGCTGCGCGTGGAGCGCGAGCATGTGTTTGAAGAGACGCATGCGCTGGTACTGGACTGGCTGAAGCGCGGCGTAATCGATGGTGTTCGTGTCGATCATCCCGATGGCCTGCGCGATCCTTTGGAATACTTGACGAGGTTGCGAGAGCGCGCTCCCGAGGCATGGATTGTGGGGGAGAAGATTCTGGAACCCGGTGAATATCTGCGCGAGAGCTGGCCAATCCAGGGGACGACAGGTTACGACTTCATGCACATCGCAGGCGGTGTGTTGTTATCTCCGCAAGGGCTACAGGAGCTGACTGGGATATACCAGGCATTTCTTGGCAGAGAAGCTGCCGCCGGTTTGATGGACTACCCCGCGATGGCCCACGATAAAAAGATCAATGTCTCACAGGAGGCGCTGGGCAGCGATGTCAACCGTCTGACAACCATGTTCGTGGAGATATGCGAGTCGAACCGCGACCGCCGCGACTACACGCAGACCGAGGTCCGGCGCGCGATTCGCGAACTGGCAGCGTGCCTCGACATCTACAGGACGTATATCGTTCCAGGACGTAACGAGATAACCGATGAGGACCGCGGACACATTGCGCAGGCAACGGTATGCGCCAAGGCGCGGCGTCACGATATTGACGGCGATCTGTTCGATTTTCTACGCGATGTACTGACGATGGTCGTGACAGGGAGGCGCGAGAGCGAGTTTGTTCTGCGTTTTCAGCAGTTCACTGGGCCAGTGATGGCGAAGGGTGTTGAAGATACGGCGTACTACTGCTACAACCGCCTCTCCGGCATGAACGAGGTCGGAGGCAATCCAGGCGGCAGCGGCGTGAGTGTGGCGGAGTTTCACGCCTACAACGAGAAGATGCAGTCGTCACATCCGCTTACGATGACTGCGCTGGCTACGCACGATACCAAACGCAGCGACGACGTTCGTGCACGGCTTGCAGTCCTGTCGGAGATTCCGTTGCGCTTCGGTTCAGTAATTCAGCGATGGTCACGTTTGAACAACCAGTTCCGCGTCCGTACTGTCACTGGCTCTATGCCCGACGCCAATACGGAATATCTCTTCTATCAGACCCTGATTGGCGCGTGGCCTCTTTCGGTTGAGCGAGCGCAATCCTACATGCTCAAGGCAGCGCGCGAAGCAAAGTTGCAGACCACCTGGATTGCGAACAACAAGGAATTTGAAGACGCTCTGCTGGAGTTTATCGCTCGTACGATGGAGCACGCTCCTTTTGTGAAGGACGTGGAGCAGTTTGTAGAACGAGTGAAATACGCGGGAAGAGTGAACTCTCTGACGCAGACATTGATCAAACATACGGCGCCGGGCGTCCCCGATCTATACCAGGGAACGGAGGTGTGGGACCTGAGCCTGGTCGATCCAGACAACCGCAGGCGCGTGGATTACGATCACCGCCGTCAGCTATTCAACGAGATGCGTGCCATGGTGGGCGAGAATGTGGCGGCTAAGGTCATGGAGCGCATTGACGATGGGTTGCCAAAGATGTGGGTCATCCATCAGGCATTGCAGTTGTGCCGTGAGCGGCCAGAGGTCTTCGGCGCTGATGCCGCCTATACGCCGCTGGCCGTTACTGGAGCAAAGCTGGATAACGTGATTGCATACACGCGTGGCAATGCCGTTGCGACGATCGTTCCCAGGCTGACGATGAAGATCATGGATGCGTGGCGCGATACCGCTGTGGTTCTCCCTGAAGGCATATGGACGAACAGGTTGACTGGCGCGGCGATGAGCGGAGGCGCGGTGCAGATGCGCTCTTTGTTGCGGGAGTTCCCGGTTGCCTTGCTGGTACGCGAGGACAGCCCGCATGCGTAG
- a CDS encoding TonB-dependent receptor — translation MVLRKTLSLFVCLFVALISLAAHAQQPAGAAAATVHGIVTDPDNALIPGATVTLTPAKGKAIVVQSGSDGAYTAHGVAPGAYTMTVTMTGFATFVRENVHITAQSLAIDVKMALQVESQQIQVTAQSAQVSVDSDSNASSTVIKGKDLDALSDDPDELSSELSALAGPSAGPNGGQIYVDGFTGGQLPPKSSIREIRINQNPFSAQYDKLGYGRVEVFTKPGTDKYHGNFSMQGGDKSFNTSNPFLGPSNTQPDYHTIFMFGNISGPINHFSSFSVGGSHRDIEDNSIVNPSGFYATSSTSTTPCKPGTPPPGVTCSYFTSYPVANRAVAHPQTRSDISPRLDLALGEKNTLTFRYQYEVSDVQNAGVGNTSLPTVGYNSHSNENTIQISDTQIVSSRVINETRFEYQRAASSTDPLDKTPTLSVQGIFTAGGSSQGTQRSASTHIEVQNYTSVALEKNFMRLGARMRTNSQSTTSDQGANGTFTYSYLLDPCTDPNQTKRPSSCNPGATVPCAASNATGYISSYQCGTPGQFAITKINNATIGGRVTDIGLYAEDDWKIKPNLTLTLGARYEAQNVIHSNHDFAPRIAFAWGIPRAGGKSPITVIRGGYGIFYDRFGLGNYLNTVQLNGVNQQRSTFINPGVACTPDNPANCGTATPSRSTQYTLGNNIRSSYTLQAALGIDQQLGRAATMSVNYLNARGVHQFMARNFYDSAAPTTPYYDFQYQSGGVFRQNQLMFNGRAALRNANLFGFYAISFADANTSGAGFIPTSNTNTKVDYGRATFAFRQFGVFGGSVNLPYLISLSPFMIAQAGTPYNIISGTDPLGSSIYNTRPYFANGNSGNCAVASDFSATQTGSLTPVPINYCTGPANVSINLRVAKVFGFGPKTGAAAAGGGSGGGPGGGRRGGPGGGGGGRGGGPMGMGGPSSGHRYSLTLGAQASNLFNMVPYGTPTSTLTSPRFGQFTTLSTGPFSSQTAVRRIMLQATFNF, via the coding sequence ATGGTATTGCGTAAAACACTGAGTCTCTTTGTGTGCCTTTTTGTCGCCTTGATCTCTCTTGCTGCTCATGCGCAGCAGCCTGCCGGGGCGGCAGCAGCGACGGTACACGGTATCGTCACCGATCCCGACAACGCGTTGATCCCCGGCGCGACCGTGACACTCACCCCTGCAAAAGGGAAGGCCATCGTTGTGCAGTCGGGTAGCGACGGAGCGTATACCGCTCATGGCGTTGCTCCCGGCGCTTATACCATGACGGTGACGATGACCGGATTCGCGACATTTGTCCGGGAGAACGTCCACATTACCGCTCAGTCGCTCGCAATCGACGTGAAGATGGCGTTGCAGGTGGAGTCGCAGCAGATTCAGGTGACCGCTCAGAGCGCGCAGGTCAGCGTGGATTCGGACAGCAATGCCAGCTCGACCGTGATCAAGGGCAAAGATCTCGATGCGCTTTCAGACGATCCTGATGAGCTGTCGTCAGAACTCTCCGCGCTTGCTGGTCCGTCCGCTGGACCGAACGGCGGACAGATTTATGTCGACGGATTTACCGGTGGCCAGCTTCCTCCCAAATCGTCCATTCGCGAGATTCGTATCAACCAGAACCCGTTTTCCGCGCAGTACGACAAGCTGGGATACGGCCGCGTCGAAGTCTTCACCAAGCCCGGAACCGATAAGTACCACGGCAACTTCAGTATGCAGGGCGGAGATAAGTCGTTCAACACCTCCAACCCTTTCCTCGGGCCTTCCAATACACAGCCGGATTACCACACGATCTTCATGTTCGGTAACATCAGCGGGCCAATCAATCACTTCTCATCCTTCAGTGTAGGAGGGTCGCACCGCGACATCGAAGACAACAGCATCGTGAATCCCAGCGGGTTCTATGCCACTTCGTCGACCTCAACCACGCCTTGCAAGCCGGGTACTCCGCCGCCTGGGGTGACGTGTTCTTACTTCACGTCCTATCCTGTAGCGAACCGTGCAGTGGCGCATCCGCAAACCCGCAGCGACATCTCGCCACGCCTCGACCTTGCACTGGGCGAAAAAAATACCCTGACCTTCCGTTATCAATACGAAGTGAGCGACGTTCAGAACGCTGGCGTCGGCAACACCAGCCTTCCGACCGTAGGTTATAACTCCCACTCCAACGAGAACACGATCCAGATCAGCGATACGCAGATCGTCAGTTCGCGCGTGATCAACGAGACCAGGTTCGAGTATCAGCGGGCCGCATCCTCAACAGACCCATTGGACAAGACGCCGACGCTCTCTGTGCAGGGAATCTTTACGGCTGGCGGTTCCAGCCAGGGGACTCAGCGTAGCGCCAGCACGCACATCGAAGTGCAGAACTACACCTCGGTTGCCTTGGAGAAGAATTTCATGCGGCTGGGCGCACGCATGCGAACCAACAGTCAATCGACCACCTCGGACCAGGGAGCGAATGGAACCTTCACCTACTCGTATCTGCTCGACCCTTGCACCGACCCCAACCAGACAAAGAGGCCGAGCTCCTGCAATCCAGGGGCAACGGTTCCTTGCGCAGCCAGTAACGCAACGGGGTACATCTCGTCATACCAGTGCGGCACTCCCGGACAGTTTGCGATTACCAAGATCAACAATGCAACGATTGGTGGCCGCGTAACCGATATCGGCCTTTATGCGGAAGACGACTGGAAGATCAAGCCAAACCTCACGTTGACCCTGGGTGCTCGCTACGAAGCGCAAAACGTGATTCACAGTAACCACGACTTTGCTCCGCGCATCGCATTCGCATGGGGAATTCCGCGTGCCGGTGGAAAGTCTCCCATTACCGTCATTCGCGGCGGCTATGGAATCTTCTACGACCGCTTTGGGTTAGGCAACTATCTGAACACCGTGCAATTGAACGGCGTCAATCAGCAGAGATCGACATTCATCAATCCCGGGGTGGCTTGCACACCCGACAATCCAGCGAACTGCGGAACGGCAACACCAAGTCGGTCGACTCAATACACGCTTGGCAATAACATCCGTAGTTCGTATACATTGCAGGCTGCTTTGGGGATCGATCAGCAGTTGGGACGCGCGGCTACTATGTCGGTCAACTATCTGAATGCGCGTGGAGTACACCAATTTATGGCCCGCAATTTCTACGATTCTGCTGCGCCGACAACGCCTTACTATGACTTCCAGTATCAGTCCGGTGGAGTCTTCCGCCAGAACCAGTTGATGTTCAACGGAAGAGCCGCGCTGCGTAATGCCAACCTGTTCGGCTTTTATGCCATCAGTTTTGCGGACGCGAATACGTCGGGAGCCGGGTTTATCCCGACAAGCAACACAAACACGAAGGTCGATTATGGCCGCGCAACTTTTGCTTTCCGTCAATTTGGGGTCTTCGGTGGAAGCGTGAATCTTCCATACCTTATCTCCCTGAGCCCGTTCATGATTGCGCAGGCAGGCACTCCGTACAACATCATCAGCGGAACAGACCCTCTCGGCTCGTCGATCTACAACACCCGGCCTTACTTCGCCAATGGCAACAGTGGAAACTGCGCCGTAGCATCCGACTTCAGCGCAACCCAGACCGGCAGCCTTACACCTGTGCCGATCAACTACTGCACCGGTCCTGCCAACGTCTCTATCAATCTGCGTGTGGCAAAGGTCTTCGGCTTTGGTCCTAAGACGGGAGCGGCAGCCGCAGGCGGTGGTTCGGGTGGCGGTCCTGGCGGCGGTCGTCGCGGTGGCCCAGGCGGCGGCGGTGGTGGTCGTGGCGGCGGACCGATGGGCATGGGCGGTCCAAGCTCTGGCCATCGCTACTCTCTCACCCTGGGAGCGCAGGCGTCCAACCTGTTCAACATGGTGCCCTACGGTACCCCGACCAGCACCTTGACCTCGCCGAGATTCGGTCAGTTCACGACGCTCTCTACTGGCCCGTTCAGCTCACAGACTGCGGTACGGCGCATCATGCTACAGGCAACCTTCAACTTCTAA
- the treZ gene encoding malto-oligosyltrehalose trehalohydrolase, translated as MRRFMVWAPVAGKMAVKIGNARYEMERCDNRGWWAVQVEMAGPGTDYGFLVDEDPKIYPDPRAMWMPHGVHGPSRVYDTGAFRWSDERWNAPPLADAVIYEMHVGTFSPEGTFDGAIAKLGHLVDLGITHIELMPVAEFPGDFGWGYDGVALFAVRHQYGGPDALKRFVDACHARGLAVLVDVVYNHFGPVGNYTGRFGPYMTNRHCTPWGDAVNLEFEESDQVRRFFCDNALMWMLEFHMDGLRLDAVHEYMDRSAINFMEQLAIETAQLSEALGRRLVLIAESDLNDPRVVRPRKANGYGMDAQWNDDFHHALFTVLHAGDRGRGYYADFGTMEALAKALTGAFVYDGIYSQYRHKIHGRPVQGIPTECFVGFIQNHDQVGNRATGDRLEHIVGFERAKVALGLVMTSPFVPLLFQGEEFAASTPFQYFAHHEEEAMARAVSDGRRREFAAFGWLPELVPDPESRETFERSKLRWDEINEGRHAEMLEWCRSLIAFRRKASWLHSERPGHTHVRFDEDANWLTMERGQIYVMLNLGEHAIELDCKDDCRLALYSNSDICVRDGKVILGPSRLAVLISDRADCP; from the coding sequence ATGCGTAGGTTCATGGTATGGGCACCCGTAGCGGGCAAGATGGCAGTGAAGATTGGTAACGCCCGTTATGAGATGGAGCGCTGTGACAACCGTGGTTGGTGGGCCGTGCAGGTGGAGATGGCTGGCCCGGGAACAGACTACGGTTTTCTCGTGGACGAAGATCCTAAAATTTATCCCGATCCTCGCGCCATGTGGATGCCGCACGGCGTCCACGGCCCCTCACGGGTGTACGACACAGGAGCCTTCAGATGGAGCGATGAACGTTGGAACGCTCCGCCGCTGGCCGATGCAGTGATCTACGAGATGCACGTTGGGACCTTTTCACCTGAGGGAACGTTCGATGGCGCTATAGCGAAGCTCGGCCATCTGGTCGATCTCGGGATTACGCATATTGAGCTGATGCCCGTGGCGGAGTTTCCCGGCGATTTTGGCTGGGGGTACGACGGGGTCGCGCTGTTTGCCGTGCGCCATCAATACGGCGGCCCGGATGCGCTGAAGCGGTTTGTCGATGCCTGCCATGCGCGGGGACTGGCCGTGCTGGTGGACGTTGTCTACAACCACTTCGGTCCGGTAGGGAACTATACTGGCCGGTTTGGGCCTTATATGACCAACCGTCACTGCACGCCATGGGGCGATGCTGTGAATCTTGAGTTTGAGGAGAGCGATCAGGTCCGTCGGTTCTTCTGCGATAACGCGTTGATGTGGATGCTTGAATTCCACATGGACGGGTTGCGTCTGGATGCCGTGCATGAGTACATGGATCGCTCGGCCATCAACTTCATGGAACAGCTTGCAATCGAGACCGCGCAGTTGTCCGAGGCACTCGGACGGAGGCTTGTGCTGATTGCAGAAAGCGATTTGAACGATCCGCGTGTGGTCCGCCCCCGCAAGGCCAATGGTTATGGCATGGATGCGCAGTGGAACGATGATTTCCATCACGCACTGTTTACGGTGCTCCACGCAGGCGATAGAGGCAGAGGGTACTATGCCGACTTCGGTACGATGGAAGCTCTGGCAAAGGCGTTGACCGGTGCCTTCGTCTACGACGGCATCTACTCCCAATATCGGCATAAGATCCACGGACGGCCAGTCCAGGGAATACCAACGGAATGCTTTGTCGGATTCATCCAAAACCACGACCAGGTAGGAAATCGTGCGACTGGCGATCGTCTGGAACACATCGTCGGCTTCGAGCGTGCCAAGGTAGCTCTTGGACTGGTGATGACGTCGCCGTTTGTGCCGTTGCTCTTTCAAGGAGAAGAGTTCGCCGCTTCTACACCGTTTCAGTATTTTGCGCATCATGAGGAAGAGGCGATGGCCCGCGCCGTATCTGATGGGAGAAGGCGAGAGTTCGCCGCCTTCGGATGGCTGCCTGAGTTGGTGCCCGACCCCGAGAGCAGGGAGACGTTCGAGAGGTCGAAGCTACGATGGGACGAGATAAATGAAGGCAGACATGCCGAGATGCTGGAGTGGTGCCGCAGCTTAATTGCGTTCCGTCGTAAGGCATCCTGGTTGCATAGTGAAAGGCCAGGGCATACCCATGTGCGGTTTGATGAAGATGCGAACTGGCTCACGATGGAACGCGGGCAAATCTACGTCATGCTCAATCTCGGAGAACATGCAATCGAGCTCGATTGTAAAGATGATTGCAGATTGGCCTTGTACTCCAATAGTGATATCTGTGTAAGAGATGGGAAGGTTATTCTTGGGCCTTCAAGGCTGGCCGTCCTTATATCGGACAGGGCCGATTGTCCCTAA
- the treS gene encoding maltose alpha-D-glucosyltransferase encodes MKKAGSATDPLWYKDAIIYELHVRTFQDSNGDGIGDFPGLISRLDYLQELGVTCLWLLPFFPSPLRDDGYDIADYTSVNPSYGTIEDFKQFLAGAHQRNMQVLIELVINHTSDQHPWFQAARRAPEGSPERNFYVWSHTDQLYKGVPIIFSDTEKSNWTWDDTAKAYYWHRFFSHQPDLNFDNPAVMDEVLKAMRFWLDLGVDGLRLDAIPYLCERDGTMCESLPETHAIIRRLRAAIDEEYTNRFTLAEANQWPPEVRPYFGNGDECHMAFHFPLMPRIYMALRQEDRLPITDIMAQTPAIPDSCQWGLFLRNHDELTLEMVTSDERDYMYFAYSADPRMRVNSGIRRRLAPLLDNNRQRIQLLNSLLLSFPGTPILYYGDEIGMGDNIYLGDRNAVRTPMQWNSDRNAGFSTANPARLSFPVVMDPVYGYQAVNVESELADQSSLLHWTRNMIALRKLFQVFGRGTLEFLSPDNRRVLAYVRHYDPTSRSREDTEAGGKRNLSARGTETILCVANLSRFAQPVSLDLSEFSSMTPVEMLGYVAFPVITDQPYPLTLAPYTFFWLELQPAPETISQ; translated from the coding sequence GTGAAGAAAGCCGGCAGCGCCACCGATCCACTTTGGTATAAAGACGCAATCATCTATGAGTTGCACGTCCGCACTTTTCAGGACTCCAACGGCGACGGCATAGGCGATTTTCCGGGGCTTATCTCGCGGCTTGATTATCTACAGGAACTCGGTGTCACCTGTCTCTGGCTGCTGCCGTTCTTTCCTTCACCTCTTCGCGATGATGGTTACGACATTGCCGACTATACGAGCGTCAATCCCAGCTACGGAACGATCGAGGATTTCAAGCAGTTTTTAGCCGGAGCTCACCAGCGCAACATGCAGGTATTGATTGAGCTGGTTATCAATCACACCTCGGATCAACACCCGTGGTTTCAGGCTGCGCGTCGTGCGCCAGAGGGCTCGCCAGAGCGCAATTTTTATGTGTGGTCCCACACCGATCAGCTTTACAAAGGTGTACCCATCATCTTCTCGGACACAGAGAAGTCCAACTGGACCTGGGACGATACGGCGAAGGCCTACTACTGGCACCGCTTCTTCTCACACCAGCCCGACCTCAACTTCGACAACCCGGCCGTCATGGACGAGGTTTTAAAGGCCATGCGCTTCTGGCTCGACCTTGGCGTCGATGGTCTCCGTCTCGATGCCATTCCATACCTTTGCGAGAGGGACGGCACGATGTGCGAGAGCCTTCCCGAGACACATGCCATCATCCGCCGTCTACGCGCTGCCATCGACGAGGAGTACACCAACCGCTTTACGCTCGCGGAGGCCAATCAATGGCCGCCTGAGGTCCGCCCGTACTTTGGCAACGGCGACGAGTGCCACATGGCTTTTCACTTTCCGCTGATGCCGCGCATCTATATGGCCCTTCGCCAGGAGGACCGCTTACCCATTACCGACATCATGGCGCAGACTCCCGCCATTCCCGATAGCTGTCAGTGGGGGCTTTTTTTACGCAATCACGATGAGCTGACACTCGAGATGGTCACCTCCGACGAGCGTGACTATATGTATTTCGCCTATTCAGCCGATCCACGTATGCGCGTCAACTCGGGCATTCGACGCAGGCTGGCGCCATTGCTCGACAACAACCGTCAGCGCATCCAACTGCTCAACTCTCTGCTGCTCAGCTTTCCAGGAACGCCCATCCTCTATTACGGCGACGAGATCGGCATGGGAGACAACATCTACCTTGGCGACCGCAATGCGGTTCGCACGCCCATGCAGTGGAACTCCGACCGGAATGCCGGCTTTTCTACTGCGAATCCAGCACGCCTCAGCTTCCCTGTCGTCATGGACCCGGTCTACGGCTACCAGGCTGTCAACGTTGAGTCGGAGCTGGCGGACCAGTCGTCGCTACTGCACTGGACACGCAACATGATTGCGCTGCGCAAGCTCTTCCAGGTCTTCGGTCGCGGCACTCTGGAGTTTCTCAGCCCGGACAACCGTCGCGTTCTCGCTTATGTGCGTCACTACGATCCGACGTCCCGTTCCCGCGAAGATACCGAGGCGGGCGGAAAGCGCAATCTCTCCGCCCGCGGGACCGAAACCATCCTCTGCGTCGCCAATCTGTCACGGTTTGCACAGCCGGTCTCGCTCGATCTCAGCGAATTTTCAAGCATGACCCCTGTCGAGATGCTCGGGTATGTCGCCTTTCCCGTCATTACCGACCAGCCCTACCCTTTGACGCTTGCACCTTACACCTTCTTCTGGCTTGAGCTACAGCCAGCGCCGGAGACCATTTCGCAATGA
- a CDS encoding M61 family metallopeptidase, translating to MRIRFAVLALPLLVSTSAIGQKTPIQIAADLSDAPRKIYHAEIDIPVKPGTVALTTPKWIPGNHRPTGPVSEITGVVFTANGKPLAWRRDDEDLYQYHVTVPAGVTTLHAHLDCIVTARVSQKLAVLEWEKLLLYPANTPVKDIAVQPSVTVPKGWGIGTALTPTDGYDPQHPMGGTTHFAATTVEQLEDSPVITGEYFHEFALAPEVTPKHYIDVVSDSPEDSKLRPVLLAELNNLVRETGAAYNSRHYNVYHFLLTLSDVAGGEGLEHGQSSDNGVGEKGFADDAHQLSEADLLAHEFTHSWNGKYRRPYNLYQDDFAKMQQGSLLWVYEGMTQYMGNVLAARSGLKSQAQYRDQLAMSAANLYYKPGRQWRSTEDTAIAASILRGQGAAWNNWRRGQDYYQEGELFWLDADTLIRKQTNNQKSLTDFQHIFLAKGGNTGPLIITYDRNELIADLNQVLKYDWATFIHDRIDNINPRADLAGIEQGGYKLVYTDKPNASEHTMASTGGRRGGGINVWYSIGLRLSSEGVISDVRWGGPADKANLAPGTKILAINGNIFSAEALRSAIREAKGKTEPIHLILQSDTFVSSADVDYHEGERYPALLRVEGTPAYLDEITKPLTTPEKAPTEKKSAD from the coding sequence ATGCGAATTCGCTTTGCCGTCCTTGCGCTTCCGTTGCTCGTCTCCACCTCAGCCATCGGACAGAAGACACCTATTCAGATCGCAGCCGATCTCTCCGACGCGCCACGCAAAATTTACCATGCGGAGATCGATATCCCCGTGAAGCCAGGCACGGTCGCCCTCACAACTCCGAAGTGGATTCCCGGCAATCACCGACCCACCGGGCCTGTGAGCGAAATCACCGGCGTTGTCTTTACTGCAAACGGGAAACCTCTGGCCTGGCGCCGCGACGATGAAGACCTGTATCAGTATCACGTCACCGTTCCCGCCGGGGTGACGACGCTTCACGCGCACCTTGACTGCATTGTGACCGCCCGCGTGAGCCAGAAACTCGCTGTACTGGAGTGGGAGAAGCTGCTGCTCTACCCCGCCAATACACCAGTTAAGGACATTGCTGTGCAGCCTTCGGTCACGGTACCCAAAGGATGGGGAATCGGTACGGCTCTGACTCCGACTGACGGCTACGATCCACAGCATCCAATGGGTGGAACGACGCACTTTGCCGCCACCACAGTCGAGCAGCTTGAAGACTCGCCAGTCATCACAGGCGAATACTTCCACGAGTTTGCTCTTGCCCCCGAGGTCACTCCTAAGCACTACATCGATGTGGTCTCCGACTCTCCGGAAGATTCAAAGTTGCGTCCGGTGCTACTGGCCGAGCTGAACAACCTCGTTCGTGAGACAGGCGCTGCATACAACTCACGTCACTACAACGTCTATCACTTCCTGCTTACCCTCTCCGACGTCGCCGGCGGCGAGGGGCTGGAGCATGGTCAATCGTCGGACAATGGTGTCGGCGAGAAGGGTTTTGCCGACGATGCGCATCAGCTCTCGGAGGCTGACCTGCTGGCGCATGAATTTACACACTCGTGGAACGGCAAGTATCGCCGCCCCTACAACCTCTACCAGGACGATTTCGCCAAGATGCAACAGGGCTCGTTGCTGTGGGTGTATGAGGGTATGACGCAGTACATGGGCAACGTGCTGGCTGCGCGCTCGGGGTTGAAGTCGCAGGCACAGTATCGCGATCAACTGGCGATGTCGGCCGCCAATCTTTACTACAAACCCGGCCGTCAGTGGCGCTCGACGGAAGACACCGCGATCGCCGCCAGCATTCTGCGCGGCCAAGGCGCTGCCTGGAACAACTGGCGCCGCGGACAGGACTACTACCAGGAGGGGGAGCTCTTCTGGCTCGACGCCGATACGCTCATACGAAAGCAAACCAACAATCAGAAGTCGCTTACCGACTTCCAGCATATCTTTCTCGCAAAAGGCGGCAATACCGGTCCGCTCATCATAACCTACGACCGCAACGAGTTGATCGCCGATCTGAACCAGGTGCTGAAATACGATTGGGCCACCTTCATTCATGACCGAATCGACAACATCAATCCTCGCGCCGATCTCGCGGGCATTGAACAGGGTGGGTACAAGCTGGTCTACACCGATAAACCGAATGCTTCGGAGCACACCATGGCCTCGACTGGTGGACGCCGCGGCGGTGGGATCAACGTCTGGTACTCCATAGGTCTTCGCCTCTCCAGTGAAGGCGTCATCTCAGACGTTCGGTGGGGAGGCCCGGCGGACAAGGCCAACCTCGCTCCCGGCACGAAGATTCTTGCGATCAACGGGAACATCTTCTCAGCAGAAGCATTGCGTTCGGCGATCCGTGAAGCCAAGGGGAAGACCGAGCCGATCCATCTGATTCTGCAATCGGATACCTTTGTCTCAAGCGCCGATGTCGATTACCACGAGGGCGAGCGCTACCCTGCGCTCCTACGAGTGGAGGGTACGCCGGCTTATCTCGACGAGATTACGAAGCCGCTTACGACTCCTGAGAAGGCCCCTACAGAAAAGAAAAGTGCCGACTAG